Proteins co-encoded in one Brassica rapa cultivar Chiifu-401-42 chromosome A02, CAAS_Brap_v3.01, whole genome shotgun sequence genomic window:
- the LOC103850838 gene encoding pre-mRNA-splicing factor ATP-dependent RNA helicase DEAH7 isoform X2, translating to MGVDPFKAAETSETEKETGGDLPVKEKLTFTAPERKSRLGLDVRAMEKRESAKSQGEFKVPRKPAVSVSASMDEDDRSGVSGIDDGGDNSRPDHSSRRYRDKSSRSETPQESTVTTEKAAASATPRTSRYERDDSSRNRNEYRYDRSETPRSRQRSTYDEMDRYRGRESYRESPRDYHGEKRGRYSVDRRTPGRSDWDDGRWEWEDSPRGDRDSTYNKRHQPSPSPMLGAASPDARLASPWLDTPRSTMASASPWDIGAPSPVPIRASGSSVRSSGSRYGGRSNQRADSREGDLTKEGHPDEDRSEGAEEFNHEITDTMRREMEYHSDLAWYDTDEGNSLFDADSASFFLGDDASVQKKEAELAKRLVRRDGSKMSLAQSKKYSQLNADNAQWEDRQLLRSGAVRGTEVQTEFDSEEERKAILLVHDTKPPFLDGRIVFTKQAEPVMPIKDPTSDMAIISRKGSGLVREIREKQSMHKSRQRFWELAGSNLGNILGVEKTAEQIDADTAEVGDEGEVDFKNEAKFAQHMKKGEAVSEFAMSKTMAQQRQYLPIFSVRDDLLQVIRENQVIVVVGETGSGKTTQLTQYLHEDGYTVNGIVGCTQPRRVAAMSVAKRVSEEMETELGDKVGYAIRFEDVTGPNTVIKYMTDGVLLRETLKDSDLDKYRVVVMDEAHERSLNTDVLFGILKKVVARRRDFKLIVTSATLNAQKFSDFFGSVPIFNIPGRTFPVNILYSKSPCEDYVEAAVKQAMTIHITSPPGDILIFMTGQDEIEAACFSLKERMEQLIASSKRDVTNLLILPIYSQLPADLQAKIFQKPEDGARKCIVATNIAETSLTVDGIYYVIDTGYGKMKVFNPRMGMDALQVFPISRAASDQRAGRAGRTGPGTCYRLYTESAYLNEMLPSPVPEIQRTNLGNVVLLLKSLKIDNLLEFDFMDPPPQENILNSMYQLWVLGALSNVGGLTDLGWKMVEFPLDPPLAKMLLMGERLDCIDEVLTIVSMLSVPSVFFRPKERAEESDAAREKFFVPESDHLTLLNVYKQWKEHDYRGDWCNDHYLQVKGLRKAREVRSQLLDILKQLKIPLKSCGPDWDIVRKAICSAYFHNSARLKGVGEYVNCRTGMPCHLHPSSALYGLGYTPDYVVYHELILTTKEYMQCATSVEPHWLAELGPMFFSVKDSDTSMLEHKKKQKEEKTAMEEEMEKLRRDQAEAEVRSKEREKRKRAKQQQQVSGPGMKKGTTYLRPKKFGL from the exons ATGGGG GTTGATCCATTCAAAGCTGCGGAGACGTCGGAAACGGAGAAGGAAACCGGCGGCGATCTTCCGGTGAAGGAGAAACTGACTTTCACAGCTCCGGAGAGGAAGTCCCGTCTAG GTTTAGATGTGAGGGCAATGGAGAAAAGGGAGAGTGCAAAGTCTCAGGGGGAGTTTAAGGTCCCCAGGAAGCCTGCAGTATCTGTTTCAGCGTCTATGGATGAAGATGATAGATCTGGAGTATCGGGAATTGATGATGGAGGAGATAACAGTCGGCCTGACCATTCCAGCAGAAGGTATAGAGATAAATCTTCAAGATCTGAGACTCCACAAg AAAGTACTGTGACTACAGAGAAAGCTGCAGCTTCAGCT ACTCCTAGGACATCTAGATACGAGAGAGATGATAGCAGTAGAAACCGAAACGAATATAGGTATGACAGAAGTGAAACTCCGCGGTCAAGGCAGAGAAGCACATACGATGAGATGGATCGCTACCGAGGGAGGGAGTCCTATCGCGAATCACCCCGAGATTATCACGGAGAAAAGCGCGGAAGATACAGTGTTGATAGGAGAACTCCAG GTAGGTCAGACTGGGATGATGGAAGATGGGAATGGGAAGATAGTCCACGCGGGGATAGAGACTCTACTTACAACAAACGGCATCAGCCTTCTCCATCACCCATGTTAGGTGCAGCTTCACCAGATGCTCGTTTAGCCTCCCCTTGGCTGGATACACCACGCTCAACAA TGGCTTCTGCTTCTCCATGGGATATTGGTGCACCTTCTCCTGTCCCAATCCGGGCTTCTGGGTCCTCTGTCAGATCCTCAGGCTCAAGGTATGGTGGAAGATCCAATCAACGTGCAGACTCTAGGGAAGGTGATCTGACCAAGGAG GGGCATCCAGATGAGGATAGATCGGAAGGAGCTGAAGAATTTAACCATGAGATCACAGACACAATGCGTCGGGAAATGGAATATCACTCGGATCTTGCATG GTATGATACGGACGAAGGGAACTCACTGTTTGATGCTGATAGTGCATCCTTTTTTCTTGGAGATGACGCTTCTGTGCAGAAAAAGGAAGCTGAGCTGGCAAAAAGACTG GTTAGAAGGGACGGTAGCAAAATGTCACTCGCTCAGAGTAAAAAATACTCTCAGCTTAACGCTGATAACGCCCAGTGGGAAGACCGTCAGCTTCTCAGATCTGGAGCTGTTAGAGGCACAGAAGTGCAGACCGAGTTTGATAGCGAGGAAGAACGGAAAGCAATTCTTCTTGTGCATG ATACAAAGCCGCCTTTCCTTGATGGAAGAATCGTTTTCACAAAGCAAGCAGAGCCAGTGATGCCTATAAAGGATCCCACATCAGACATGGCTATAATTTCGCGAAAAGGATCAGGTCTTGTGAGAGAAATTCGGGAGAAACAAAGTATGCATAAATCGCGACAGCGATTTTGGGAGCTTGCAGGTTCTAACCTTGGTAATATCCTTGGTGTTGAAAAAACAGCTGAGCAG ATTGATGCCGATACTGCTGAAGTTGGTGACGAAGGTGAAGTAGACTTTAAGAACGAAGCTAAATTTGCACAGCATATGAAGAAGGGAGAAGCTGTGAGTGAATTCGCCATGTCAAAGACCATGGCACAGCAACGACAGTATCTTCCCATATTTTCTGTTAGAGATGATTTATTACAG GTAATAAGAGAAAACCAGGTGATAGTGGTGGTTGGAGAAACTGGTTCCGGAAAGACTACTCAGCTCACACAG taTCTTCACGAGGACGGGTACACTGTAAACGGTATAGTAGGTTGCACCCAACCAAGACGTGTAGCAGCTATGAGTGTTGCAAAGAGAGTTAGTGAAGAGATGGAAACAGAGTTGGGCGATAAAGTGGGGTATGCAATTCGTTTTGAAGATGTAACTGGTCCAAATACTGTTATCAAG TACATGACGGATGGAGTGCTACTGAGAGAGACACTTAAAGATTCCGACCTGGATAAGTATCG TGTGGTAGTGATGGATGAAGCGCATGAAAGGTCACTCAACACGGACGTCCTTTTCGGAATACTGAAAAAAGTTGTTGCTCGGCGTCGTGATTTCAAACTGATAGTCACTTCAGCGACCCTTAATGCTCAAAAGTTTTCCGATTTCTTCGGGAG TGTTCCTATATTCAACATTCCTGGAAGGACCTTCCCTGTCAATATTCTCTACTCTAAAAGTCCTTGTGAAGACTATGTTGAAGCCGCTGTTAAACAGGCAATGACGATTCACATAACGAGCCCACCTGGGGACATTCTCATATTTATGACCGGGCAAGATGAGATTGAAGCGGCGTGCTTTTCTCTTAAGGAGAGAATGGAACAGCTGATTGCATCATCCAAGAGAGACGTCACGAACCTACTGATTCTCCCTATATACTCTCAGTTACCTGCTGACTTGCAAGCAAAAATATTCCAGAAACCAGAAGATGGAGCACGTAAATGCATTGTTGCCACCAATATTGCTGAAACATCATTGACAGTCGATGGAATATACTATGTGATTGACACGGGGTATGGAAAGATGAAGGTTTTCAATCCTAGAATGGGTATGGATGCTCTCCAGGTTTTCCCAATTAGTCGTGCTGCCTCTGATCAGCGTGCAGGAAGAGCTGGAAGGACAGGGCCGGGAACATGTTACAGGCTGTATACAGAGAGTGCATATCTAAACGAGATGTTGCCGAGTCCCGTGCCAGAGATTCAGCGAACAAATCTGGGTAACGTTGTGTTGTTGTTGAAGTCGCTGAAAATAGACAACTTGCTAGAGTTTGATTTCATGGACCCACCTCCACAAGAGAACATCCTCAACTCTATGTACCAGCTTTGGGTGTTGGGCGCTCTCAGCAATGTCGGAGGATTAACTGATCTCGGGTGGAAGATGGTGGAGTTCCCGTTGGACCCACCTCTTGCGAAGATGCTCTTAATGGGTGAACGGCTCGACTGCATAGACGAGGTCTTGACGATCGTGTCGATGCTTTCAGTACCTTCAGTGTTCTTCAGACCGAAAGAGAGAGCAGAAGAGAGCGACGCCGCGAGGGAGAAGTTTTTCGTGCCGGAGTCTGATCATCTGACGCTACTGAACGTGTATAAGCAATGGAAAGAGCATGACTACAGAGGAGACTGGTGCAATGACCATTACCTGCAAGTCAAAGGTCTGAGGAAAGCTAGAGAAGTAAGATCCCAGCTTCTGGATATCCTCAAGCAACTCAAGATACCGCTCAAGTCGTGTGGGCCGGATTGGGATATCGTGAGAAAAGCCATATGCTCAGCGTATTTCCACAACTCAGCTAGACTAAAGGGTGTTGGTGAGTACGTGAACTGTAGAACCGGGATGCCTTGCCATTTGCACCCGAGCAGTGCACTGTATGGCCTGGGATACACTCCTGATTACGTGGTGTATCACGAACTGATCTTAACCACGAAGGAGTATATGCAGTGCGCTACATCTGTTGAGCCGCATTGGCTGGCTGAGTTGGGACCTATGTTTTTCTCGGTCAAGGACTCGGATACATCGATGCTGGAGCACAAAAAGAAGCAGAAGGAAGAGAAAACAGCGATGgaggaagagatggagaagctgaGAAGAGATCAGGCGGAGGCGGAGGTGAGaagcaaagagagagagaagaggaaaagggcAAAGCAGCAGCAACAGGTTTCTGGTCCTGGCATGAAGAAAGGCACCACTTACCTCAGGCCTAAGAAGTTTGGTCTCTAA
- the LOC103850838 gene encoding pre-mRNA-splicing factor ATP-dependent RNA helicase DEAH7 isoform X1 codes for MQVDPFKAAETSETEKETGGDLPVKEKLTFTAPERKSRLGLDVRAMEKRESAKSQGEFKVPRKPAVSVSASMDEDDRSGVSGIDDGGDNSRPDHSSRRYRDKSSRSETPQESTVTTEKAAASATPRTSRYERDDSSRNRNEYRYDRSETPRSRQRSTYDEMDRYRGRESYRESPRDYHGEKRGRYSVDRRTPGRSDWDDGRWEWEDSPRGDRDSTYNKRHQPSPSPMLGAASPDARLASPWLDTPRSTMASASPWDIGAPSPVPIRASGSSVRSSGSRYGGRSNQRADSREGDLTKEGHPDEDRSEGAEEFNHEITDTMRREMEYHSDLAWYDTDEGNSLFDADSASFFLGDDASVQKKEAELAKRLVRRDGSKMSLAQSKKYSQLNADNAQWEDRQLLRSGAVRGTEVQTEFDSEEERKAILLVHDTKPPFLDGRIVFTKQAEPVMPIKDPTSDMAIISRKGSGLVREIREKQSMHKSRQRFWELAGSNLGNILGVEKTAEQIDADTAEVGDEGEVDFKNEAKFAQHMKKGEAVSEFAMSKTMAQQRQYLPIFSVRDDLLQVIRENQVIVVVGETGSGKTTQLTQYLHEDGYTVNGIVGCTQPRRVAAMSVAKRVSEEMETELGDKVGYAIRFEDVTGPNTVIKYMTDGVLLRETLKDSDLDKYRVVVMDEAHERSLNTDVLFGILKKVVARRRDFKLIVTSATLNAQKFSDFFGSVPIFNIPGRTFPVNILYSKSPCEDYVEAAVKQAMTIHITSPPGDILIFMTGQDEIEAACFSLKERMEQLIASSKRDVTNLLILPIYSQLPADLQAKIFQKPEDGARKCIVATNIAETSLTVDGIYYVIDTGYGKMKVFNPRMGMDALQVFPISRAASDQRAGRAGRTGPGTCYRLYTESAYLNEMLPSPVPEIQRTNLGNVVLLLKSLKIDNLLEFDFMDPPPQENILNSMYQLWVLGALSNVGGLTDLGWKMVEFPLDPPLAKMLLMGERLDCIDEVLTIVSMLSVPSVFFRPKERAEESDAAREKFFVPESDHLTLLNVYKQWKEHDYRGDWCNDHYLQVKGLRKAREVRSQLLDILKQLKIPLKSCGPDWDIVRKAICSAYFHNSARLKGVGEYVNCRTGMPCHLHPSSALYGLGYTPDYVVYHELILTTKEYMQCATSVEPHWLAELGPMFFSVKDSDTSMLEHKKKQKEEKTAMEEEMEKLRRDQAEAEVRSKEREKRKRAKQQQQVSGPGMKKGTTYLRPKKFGL; via the exons ATGCAGGTTGATCCATTCAAAGCTGCGGAGACGTCGGAAACGGAGAAGGAAACCGGCGGCGATCTTCCGGTGAAGGAGAAACTGACTTTCACAGCTCCGGAGAGGAAGTCCCGTCTAG GTTTAGATGTGAGGGCAATGGAGAAAAGGGAGAGTGCAAAGTCTCAGGGGGAGTTTAAGGTCCCCAGGAAGCCTGCAGTATCTGTTTCAGCGTCTATGGATGAAGATGATAGATCTGGAGTATCGGGAATTGATGATGGAGGAGATAACAGTCGGCCTGACCATTCCAGCAGAAGGTATAGAGATAAATCTTCAAGATCTGAGACTCCACAAg AAAGTACTGTGACTACAGAGAAAGCTGCAGCTTCAGCT ACTCCTAGGACATCTAGATACGAGAGAGATGATAGCAGTAGAAACCGAAACGAATATAGGTATGACAGAAGTGAAACTCCGCGGTCAAGGCAGAGAAGCACATACGATGAGATGGATCGCTACCGAGGGAGGGAGTCCTATCGCGAATCACCCCGAGATTATCACGGAGAAAAGCGCGGAAGATACAGTGTTGATAGGAGAACTCCAG GTAGGTCAGACTGGGATGATGGAAGATGGGAATGGGAAGATAGTCCACGCGGGGATAGAGACTCTACTTACAACAAACGGCATCAGCCTTCTCCATCACCCATGTTAGGTGCAGCTTCACCAGATGCTCGTTTAGCCTCCCCTTGGCTGGATACACCACGCTCAACAA TGGCTTCTGCTTCTCCATGGGATATTGGTGCACCTTCTCCTGTCCCAATCCGGGCTTCTGGGTCCTCTGTCAGATCCTCAGGCTCAAGGTATGGTGGAAGATCCAATCAACGTGCAGACTCTAGGGAAGGTGATCTGACCAAGGAG GGGCATCCAGATGAGGATAGATCGGAAGGAGCTGAAGAATTTAACCATGAGATCACAGACACAATGCGTCGGGAAATGGAATATCACTCGGATCTTGCATG GTATGATACGGACGAAGGGAACTCACTGTTTGATGCTGATAGTGCATCCTTTTTTCTTGGAGATGACGCTTCTGTGCAGAAAAAGGAAGCTGAGCTGGCAAAAAGACTG GTTAGAAGGGACGGTAGCAAAATGTCACTCGCTCAGAGTAAAAAATACTCTCAGCTTAACGCTGATAACGCCCAGTGGGAAGACCGTCAGCTTCTCAGATCTGGAGCTGTTAGAGGCACAGAAGTGCAGACCGAGTTTGATAGCGAGGAAGAACGGAAAGCAATTCTTCTTGTGCATG ATACAAAGCCGCCTTTCCTTGATGGAAGAATCGTTTTCACAAAGCAAGCAGAGCCAGTGATGCCTATAAAGGATCCCACATCAGACATGGCTATAATTTCGCGAAAAGGATCAGGTCTTGTGAGAGAAATTCGGGAGAAACAAAGTATGCATAAATCGCGACAGCGATTTTGGGAGCTTGCAGGTTCTAACCTTGGTAATATCCTTGGTGTTGAAAAAACAGCTGAGCAG ATTGATGCCGATACTGCTGAAGTTGGTGACGAAGGTGAAGTAGACTTTAAGAACGAAGCTAAATTTGCACAGCATATGAAGAAGGGAGAAGCTGTGAGTGAATTCGCCATGTCAAAGACCATGGCACAGCAACGACAGTATCTTCCCATATTTTCTGTTAGAGATGATTTATTACAG GTAATAAGAGAAAACCAGGTGATAGTGGTGGTTGGAGAAACTGGTTCCGGAAAGACTACTCAGCTCACACAG taTCTTCACGAGGACGGGTACACTGTAAACGGTATAGTAGGTTGCACCCAACCAAGACGTGTAGCAGCTATGAGTGTTGCAAAGAGAGTTAGTGAAGAGATGGAAACAGAGTTGGGCGATAAAGTGGGGTATGCAATTCGTTTTGAAGATGTAACTGGTCCAAATACTGTTATCAAG TACATGACGGATGGAGTGCTACTGAGAGAGACACTTAAAGATTCCGACCTGGATAAGTATCG TGTGGTAGTGATGGATGAAGCGCATGAAAGGTCACTCAACACGGACGTCCTTTTCGGAATACTGAAAAAAGTTGTTGCTCGGCGTCGTGATTTCAAACTGATAGTCACTTCAGCGACCCTTAATGCTCAAAAGTTTTCCGATTTCTTCGGGAG TGTTCCTATATTCAACATTCCTGGAAGGACCTTCCCTGTCAATATTCTCTACTCTAAAAGTCCTTGTGAAGACTATGTTGAAGCCGCTGTTAAACAGGCAATGACGATTCACATAACGAGCCCACCTGGGGACATTCTCATATTTATGACCGGGCAAGATGAGATTGAAGCGGCGTGCTTTTCTCTTAAGGAGAGAATGGAACAGCTGATTGCATCATCCAAGAGAGACGTCACGAACCTACTGATTCTCCCTATATACTCTCAGTTACCTGCTGACTTGCAAGCAAAAATATTCCAGAAACCAGAAGATGGAGCACGTAAATGCATTGTTGCCACCAATATTGCTGAAACATCATTGACAGTCGATGGAATATACTATGTGATTGACACGGGGTATGGAAAGATGAAGGTTTTCAATCCTAGAATGGGTATGGATGCTCTCCAGGTTTTCCCAATTAGTCGTGCTGCCTCTGATCAGCGTGCAGGAAGAGCTGGAAGGACAGGGCCGGGAACATGTTACAGGCTGTATACAGAGAGTGCATATCTAAACGAGATGTTGCCGAGTCCCGTGCCAGAGATTCAGCGAACAAATCTGGGTAACGTTGTGTTGTTGTTGAAGTCGCTGAAAATAGACAACTTGCTAGAGTTTGATTTCATGGACCCACCTCCACAAGAGAACATCCTCAACTCTATGTACCAGCTTTGGGTGTTGGGCGCTCTCAGCAATGTCGGAGGATTAACTGATCTCGGGTGGAAGATGGTGGAGTTCCCGTTGGACCCACCTCTTGCGAAGATGCTCTTAATGGGTGAACGGCTCGACTGCATAGACGAGGTCTTGACGATCGTGTCGATGCTTTCAGTACCTTCAGTGTTCTTCAGACCGAAAGAGAGAGCAGAAGAGAGCGACGCCGCGAGGGAGAAGTTTTTCGTGCCGGAGTCTGATCATCTGACGCTACTGAACGTGTATAAGCAATGGAAAGAGCATGACTACAGAGGAGACTGGTGCAATGACCATTACCTGCAAGTCAAAGGTCTGAGGAAAGCTAGAGAAGTAAGATCCCAGCTTCTGGATATCCTCAAGCAACTCAAGATACCGCTCAAGTCGTGTGGGCCGGATTGGGATATCGTGAGAAAAGCCATATGCTCAGCGTATTTCCACAACTCAGCTAGACTAAAGGGTGTTGGTGAGTACGTGAACTGTAGAACCGGGATGCCTTGCCATTTGCACCCGAGCAGTGCACTGTATGGCCTGGGATACACTCCTGATTACGTGGTGTATCACGAACTGATCTTAACCACGAAGGAGTATATGCAGTGCGCTACATCTGTTGAGCCGCATTGGCTGGCTGAGTTGGGACCTATGTTTTTCTCGGTCAAGGACTCGGATACATCGATGCTGGAGCACAAAAAGAAGCAGAAGGAAGAGAAAACAGCGATGgaggaagagatggagaagctgaGAAGAGATCAGGCGGAGGCGGAGGTGAGaagcaaagagagagagaagaggaaaagggcAAAGCAGCAGCAACAGGTTTCTGGTCCTGGCATGAAGAAAGGCACCACTTACCTCAGGCCTAAGAAGTTTGGTCTCTAA